CTGAATAAACAACAGAAGTGTACTGATTTCTCTTATATAACATCTATTGGGAGATGTTATTGTTAAgcatcaaaagaaataaataatactaaatgTAAAATAATGGAAATATCAATCCtgaactggaaaaataaaaattatttggttTTATGTCACATGATCACAATTggtttctccctctgtctactAAGATAAAATACATGTTTGCTGTTAGAAGCTAGAGGTTGGTGGTATTTACCTGAGGACCCGGGTCAGGACAGGTGTCACCACACAATGTTGAACAAGAATTCCCCACACAAACACTCTGGAGGCAAGTGAAGGTTGTTTGGATTGGTTGGCAATAAGTCCTTCTATAGTAGAGGACTCCTAAAGGTCTCAAGATTTGGTGAGCTTGCTTGGAGGGAGTGAGCACAGGAGAGTTGGGCTTGAGcacactttcatgtctaaggaacAGCATTACTAGACTTCATCTCTCCATTGTGAGTGAAGGTGGTGGTGTTggaaaacccttttttttttttctattagtttTGGCACCCATCCATACTTCAGAGGAGAACAAGGAATCCTGATgaggattttgtcaaagtctgaGAAGATTTCTAAATCTCCAGAGAGGAAAATacaaacaattaaataaaaaataggaaggagACAGCAAGAGCAAGACAAGACAGGTTGTATGTTTCTTATCCTGTGGTGCTAGTGAAAAGAAGTATACAAATATCCATGAATATGATCTGGTAGAATAAGAATCTTCGGAGATGCTCAACCACTAATAATCATCAGCCTCTGCTATGAGTCGTATATTAAATAAAGTCAATCCTTGGTTCTAGAGAATTTAATTGCCTCTGGAGTTCTGatatcctttcttcatccttgttcctttccattgcaaatttgatgtgtcttggtgtctttcagtctgggttaattctgtttggaaccctcagggcttcttgaatctttctgtctttgatgttgtctagactagagaagttttcagctattatggcctgaagactctttcttcctctccctctccttttcctctggtaagccaaaaaTGCGTATATtgattcttctgaagtcatcccataggtctctgttgttgttttcagtatctcataATCTCTTTCTGAggtccctcactttttttttagttgtgtcaGTTctcgatcttactaattctgtcttcagcctcactgattccattttctctcccctctacttttttctggagttcacctattttgttaccctgttttaattattgttttcccttgttcagctaattgtgttcttagctcagctatttcagcattcAGTTCTCTAGGAACTTTCGGGTTataaatgttttcttccagagtctctttTGCTGtgcctgtatttctgatgacaatccttccaaactctttactcactcctgtgatcatttccttagctagtgattggatattgacctcattctGTTGTGCTTCAACCTGTGGGGTGTTTTTAGCTGGACtccttgatcgcactctgtcatttcatgaacatctcaaaaaaactgcagcaaaggtgggcgcgaggaataacatcattgcaagactggccagctcctcatggggcgcgagcgcttcctcactacgatcatcatctctggcattatgctattccactgcagaatactgtgtcccagtatggttccgtagcccccatgtccacttgattgattcaaaattatattcctccatgaggataatttctggaaccatccgttccaccccggttccatggctgcctgttcttagcaacatcgccccgccagatatttgtcaggatgcagcatcatctaagatcatttcccacatctacggtCGACTAGACCGCCCAATATTcgcggatatcttcgtccaccctgtccaacgcttgacgtctcgtcacccaatctggtcccctatgcctacactgaacttctctgttccagtctcttggaaacagagttggcagtcagctgaggtaaagaacaaacatctcatcacagacccctgcaagcgtcaacctggctttgacctagcacgttatgattgggccctactcaatcgctattgaacaggccatggccggtgcgctgctatgttccatagctggggagccagagacgacccgaactgcccctgcggctacagacagactatgacccacatagtcaacgactgccacctctccagattcaaaggagatctcgaaaatttacatcaggctcaacctgacgctgttgactggctacggaagaagggcaaatgctagaagaagaagctggactcctgtcctggttcatgtctccaatatttctccctgttggtttaaccattttatatattatgttatgaattccctctctcagtacttttccaattactgatcacacttgcctggattgacttgtgtctaagtaaggtaattaaagggttctctGTGGTGGAAGTGAACAGTTGttccaatattattttaatccctggttTGGAGCTCAGTAGTTtacaagcctcttttgtgctttttcttccctgtaggctatgggagcctgagggcttttagacTCTAAGTAGgcatcttagcttaatcactgactcctggccaAGAGAAAAAGCAGGGTGTGTCAGAGATAATCCAGAGGTTATGCAGAGGGACTGTCACAGCCCCAGCACTATGCCACCGAGGGATAGGTCTTTTcctaagtttcctggttagatctgtgtcccctggtgtccctaaCTGCCGCTGCTCCGGATtcagagggcagtagcaatggagactcagagctgcacttggtgagtctcaggggagtcctctcctcccttcagcagtccccttgttggtggaacaaaatggaggtggtgtctctgataaactgccagactgttacaggccacttcatctctccctaggctcctctctttccaccagccacacgtgtttgcactcactgatggCTTGGTGGGATCCTGAAGTCCGTCTAGTCctttcttgtttcagtcccaggtatcACCTTCGGTATTCCTACTTGATGCTgacggggagaggagaggagaggagaggagaggagaggagaggagaggagaggaggggagaggagaggagaggagaggagaggagaggagaggagaggagaggagaggagaggagaggagagaaacagatctccgGAGTTCTGATATCCTTAACCAAATGTAGAAGACCATAGGACTGAGGGGCCTGccaaccaatttaaaaaaaaaaaacacacaaaaaaacggGTCAAAATGGAGCTCAGATTATGGTGTAAACTATGTCCTTAGTAAGACATCAAACGGAAACGATAAAAAGTGTTGGAAAAAGACATTTTCTGGCTGGCAACCTGAAGCTCCTGGGAAAATAAACTGTATTATGAATGTAAGACTACTTTAGATGGAGGATGTCTTCTTAGTCAATATGCGGGACACGTGAATGTAAACAAAATCAGGGAAGTCGATGAATAGAAAGATGCTTTGAGAAGTGAACATCCATGTTCCCTCCCTATTTAAGGCCAGGCTTGGGAGCTTGTCTTCAGAGCACCTAGGATCCCAGGTTCACCCAGTCGCTCATCTCTGCCAGACCAGCAGCACCCTCCTTTTGCCAATGGCCCTCCTGCTGTGTCTCCTGATGACCCTGGTGGTGCTCATCTGTTGCCCCAGTGGCTCTCTGGGCTGTGAGTTGCCCCAGAGCCATGTCCTGGACAGCATGCAAAACATGAGGCTTCTGGGCCAAATGAGGAGACTCTCCCCTCTTTCCTGCCTGAAGGACAGGAGAGACTTCAGATTCCCCTGGCAGCAGGTGGATGGCAGCCAGTTGCAGAAGGTCCGGGTCATGTCTGTGCAACATGAGATGGTGCAGCAGGCCTTCCACCTCCTCCTGTCAGAGCGCGCCTCTGCTGCCTGGGACAAGACCCTCCTGGACCACGTGCGCACAGGGCTGCACCAGCAGCTGGAACACCTGGACTCCTGCTTGGTACAGCTGGGGACACAGGAGGACTCTGCCCAGAGCTATGGGAGCGCTTCCCTGCAGATGAAGAGGTACTTCCAGAGAATTCGTCTCTacctgaaagagaagaaggaCAGTGCGTGTGCCTGGGAGGTCGTCAGAGTGGAAATCATGAGATCCCTCACTCTGTCCACAACCTTACTAGCAAGAGTCAAGGAAGAAGAGTTGGGGTCGCCATGAAGTGAATCTCATGCACTAGCTGCCATTTTGGATATGTGTCTCTGGCCATTCCAAACATTCTTGTTTCTGTTAGAGTCACAGGGTTTACTGAATTTAATTAGCAAATAGTTTCTCTGTGGTAGTAAGCAAGGATATGTTCCTAAGAGATGACTGCcatgatgatttatttattcctttattaaaTTTCCTTTCCTTGAATATTTCTATCAGATATATATTTGGAAACTATATATGCAATTACATGTTCAATATTATGGCATACTCTatggaaatttaaaaatgtggttatctttctctctgtattattaaATTTGCACCTGGTTTGACTAAATTCTTGCCAAGAAGACTTTTTGTATGTGCCTGTTGTAAATTGCACCCTCGTTCTTCTTTCTTAAGCAATGTGAGCAAATGGATGGCGATGttgcttcattcatttattccataTAGATTATAAGTATAATCTGAGAGTATAGATGACAATTTGTAGGACAGATACTTTGTATCAGTAATGTGCCAGGTacgatttccagcaccaccattaataGCTACAATTGAGAGGTACTCTGgcataagggcaaaaaaaaaaaaaaaaagaaaaaaaaagtcaaatctcTTCCTCAGTGTCAAATGTTGTAGTTATCGAGTCATACAAGTGAAGAAAGGAAATCCATTTTCTGCTGTGTTGAAACTCAGTCTTAGACAAAAAAGAAGGTACAAACACAGTACAAATGTGTATCAGTACAAATGTGTATCTAATCCAGCTGTTTGAAACCCTAcaaaaggaagaacagaaaaatgATGTTCTCAAGTCTTTTCTAAGCCACTGGGAAGTATTTCAGGGTAGAAGTCTTATTAGATTGTGGGTACACGGTTTTAATTTATAATGTATAAAAATGCCATAGGAGCCACCTTGAAGTGAATCTCACCTATCAGTCTTGCACACCGCAGTGGTCATTTCAAATGCCTCTTAATTCAATTGTAGCACAGAATTTAGTGAATGAACACCTAATATATCATCACTAATATTCATCAAGAATGTGTTAAAGGATGCAATTCTATAATAATACTCAGTCTTTTGACAATAGCTGTCCTGATGTTATGTATTTTACTGAATGATATAATACAAATATTTTCTATGAGatatttttttcacattaaaattcagaaatatttttacCTTGCTTTAAAAGCAATTATATTGCTTTCAAGGAGAACTTGAATTTTAAGGATTTGTTACAACTAAATCCTTATTTTTCCCATGGAAATCTTGGTGAGAATCCTATTTGTCTTGTTTAGTGGGACATGTTCATCACTTGGTCACTCACCTCTGTGGAAGTGACAGGAGTTTTGGAGTGTGGAAAATGGTCAGTCCTTCCATCAGAGGTTCAAGTCATTTGTATTCAGTCAGCAAAGAATGGTGAGTCCAAATACTGAAGAGAATGTAGTGAGGACTGCTGAAACATAGAACTGATTGAACCAGGCACTCCATCCCCTGTACTAGTCTTACATTATGACACTGTTTCACTCTGTCTCAAGCATCTTTACTTCCTCCACCTTACTGTCCTGTCACACAGATGCTTCTGGTCTCCTGGTTTCTAGGTCCAACGAGTTTCTATTAGGAATGGAAAGTCAGACAGAGAGGAAACTTAAATGGCAGTTGCAAGtttctttgtaatatttatttatttattcccttttgttgcccttctttttttctattgttgtagttattattgatatcgttgttgttggatagaacagagagaaaggaaagaggaggagaagacagagagggggagagaaagacagatacctgtagacctgcatgaCTGCTTGTCAAGTGagccccctgagggtggggagcctggggcttgaagcaggatctttctgctggtccttgtgctttgagccacctgcgcttaacctgctgcactgctactGGACTCTCCACTGCAAGTTTCTTAAAACCACTATAGGCATTGTAGATAAGACTGTTCTGAGAAACATTTCTGGGACCCAAGAGCATGCGCTGTTACAATGATGACATGGGGGAGTCTGGCGATAGTGCAGCTGCTTAAGcactcatggcacaaagctctATGAAGGTCGGAATGATACCGGTTCGAGAACCCCTGGATATCCGTTCCAGGGGAGACACtacacaggcggtaaagcaggtctacaggtgtctctctttccttccccatttctgtcttcccgtcctctctccatttctctctttcctaacaacGAAATCATCAATAACAAGAGAAAGTATAAtgaataacaagtgcaacaaagaggaaaataaatcaatattgaataatGATGAAATAGACtttgaaaggaaaaggaaacagtgggactcactttcctacaGGAAACACCTCGACATGTGGGTCTTATGCCCACTGCTGGTCAGCTGTGAAAAGGACTGAGAGCAAAAGTAAGTTCTAGTCAAATCTTGCTGATTTCTAGAACCTCTGACAGAGCCTAGAGGGTCTCCACCCACACCCCTTTTTGTCTGTGACAAAAATGGATGCAGTACTTTACACAACACTCTTCTTTAGCTTACactattacagaaaaaaaaaaaacccaacaatttTATGACTTCAAGCAAGGTATCACTCTGTGGGTAACAGGCAGCTACTTAGAGAAAAGGATTAAAATGCATTTTTTGCTCCATCCTATTCCTAATCATATCCTAACCTTTGATTACCTACCTTACAGGGCAGATGTGAAATAACTGCATATGGATGAGCATTGGTGTTTTCTTTAATGCATATTTCACAGAATGTGGTGTTCAGCCTCATTTGTAAACAAGTGTCTAGCTTCACAATACATTGCAAATATCAGATCCTGTCTTAGTATAACTGAGAAATATGCTCATAATCATAGTAAATGGTGATACTGTCAGGCTATCAAGTAGGCGAATAGCTCAGATCTACTTTGAGGAGTGTTagagccccatacctatggacatctaatttttgaccaaGGGGTCAAACTGGTCAACAGAGAAAGAagtatctcttcaacaaatggtgttgggaaaactgagtGGAAACAtgtagaaggatgaaactgaaccattgtatctcaccactcataaaagtaaacttcagggagttgggtggtagtgcagcgggctaagcgtacATGGTTCAAAatcaaagacaggcataaggatcccggttccagcccatggctccccagcggcaggggagtcgcttcacaggcagtgaagcaggactgcaggtgcctcttggtCTCTTCAtatttggttgtctctatccaataagtaaagataataaaaagagaactAAAGAGAAAAAACCCTACAGATAATGGCTGTAAGAATGGAAGGGATCCAAAGGTTAAATATGGTTAAAATGTCATTTCTTTTCAGAATAACTGGTACCCTGATAACAGTCACACCAAAACTCTCAGTCAGGGACTATTTTTTTGATTTGACAAAATgattctaaacttttttttttttaagaataacgCCTACCTTGTAAATAGTCAACAAATacagaaaaggaagaataaaatgaATGATGTTTAATATTTAGTTCCAGAACTCATTCAAAAACTACAGTAGCCAAGGGCAATAGTGTTTGGGTTATGCATAAAGACCTTTACATCTAAACAACAAAGGAGGTttgagttcaattctcagcactgcATAATTACCATgactctgcaaacacacacacacacacacacacacacacacacacacacacaccacacacacacacacacacacacacacacacagacacacaccctccCATAGAGAATAAAACTACAGTAATCAAGAAAGCATGTTATGAGTGAAAAAGTAGAATCACAGATAAAAGACATGGTACTGAGAGCTCAAAAATAGAGTACAGGCAACACAGTGAAAAATTTATTCTTAACAAAGTGTCCTGCGGGGCCAGGTGTTGGAGCATTATATAAAGCAGATtaactggggaaaaaaacaaacccttGTTCCACATCTGCAAGGGAGATGGCTTaactagcaatgaagcagtgttgtgtctgtctctttctctctccccatttctatcatccattccctctcaatttctctgtttttatcaaataaataaaatattttaacaaattatAATAAAACATCATGCAGGATTATGAGTATACCCATTTaatgaaaataacaaaaacaaaaaaaccctagaaGAAGAGAGTTTTATAGTTGTCACAAATTTAACTGAAAATACTTCATAGATTTAGATGGACAATTATAAAAGTTTCTTACGGTGCTCTcctgtggtgttggggcttgaatcagggcccCATGAATGAAAGGCAAGCGAGCCTCCTTTCTCACATCTATCAAAGAGAATGGAAATATATCTAGAGTGTAGAGTTGCAGTAATACATTTTAAAGCCGTGAAATCTTCCCCAAGATGGTATGTAATATGTATGGCAAGGGCTAAATATGGAAACTGTTCTGTTAAAAGAATAcatcaggggctggatggtggcgcacctggttgagcgcacattacaatgagcaagaagcCAGAATGGAGTTTCCGCTCCCTACttgtaggggtaaagctttggtagtggtgaagcagtgctgcaggtgtctctccctttctatctctggatctcttgctctctgtcacctcctttcctcttgacttctcgtggttcctatctaataaactaataaagatataaaatctTTTTCAAAGAAGAAAACCTCAGAATCGAATAGTGGGCATGGGAGACTGCATAAGGGTTATCAAaaaatattctcatgcctgagactcagaattTTTAGGTCCGACTACTAGCACCAtcttaaatcagagctgaacaattatctggtaaaaacaaacatttaGAAATAACAAAGTAAACTCTAGATAATTATTTTCAATCTTCTCTTATTAGTAATTGAATgttcaattaaaaataagttaCTACCTTAAAAATAGAATCTTGGAAAAAGCAATCTCCCTGGAAAagatataaaaaacaataatgtaGTTAAGTACATACACATTGTAAACAACAGAAGAGAGGGTCACTTAACTGCTCGTGGTTAGTAGACATATCTGCAAGAGAGATGACATAATTAGGCAAAAACTGAAAATATACACTATTTATTTACAGAGTTTGATACTGACacacctcttcttcctttctgtatttctAGATGCATTGCTTTACTCTCATATCACAAAATCTCTTCATCCAGTGGTGAAATCCCCAGCACATTTCCATTCACTTCTTCTACCTATTCAGACAACTGATTCCTGCGTTCTTGTGCATTCTGTCAATTTTCTCTTAGGAACACAAAATCATCAACTGGAAGCAAGTTGAGTgaaacttcttccttccttccttccttccttccttccttccttccttccttccttccttccttccttccttccttccttccttccttcctcctttctttttagaaACTCCACTATTAGGACCACCTCCCTCCCCAAATTTTTCTCTAGAGAAGGGAAAGACCTAGTTGCAGTGGCTGAATGATCCCTGGAGTAAAAGGAGACTGACTGGAAAGCAGAACTGAATCTGGGGCTATAAAAGAATCTACAGAGGAGGAGTGCCCCCTACTGGTTACAAGGATCAAGATCTCCATCCACTAAGGACCAGTTTTCTGCcttgaaacaaaaaaaacctttgttTTATTAGGTTACATTGTTGTTTTGGGACACATGTGCtgttaaggaactcaacacaagaTAAGACTGCTGTTATTGTAGTATTCCCAGATGTTATCTACCATTCCTTTGTCTTTCACCGTGAAATTCTCCATATGTCAAGAACTGGGTCCTGGTACTATAATTTTAATGGTTCATAGAGTGCATGATTGAAAAGAAGTTTGTTGTAGTCGTAGTTGTTGTTTTTCAATGGATAGGACTGAAGACATAGCATCATTGTCAGTACTGCAACAGACTTTCTTGCTTGAGGCATCTTAGATctgagatcaatccccagcaccataagtcAGCTGTGCATGCTCTGATAAACCAGAAACAACAATACCTCCAAAACAAAAGTTTTTCGTGAAAATTTTATCAGTTTACAGTTATTGTTTTCAATGTGGGAAATGTGGacattttatttatacaaatGAAAACCTGTGACTATCTCTCCTATTACCTCAGCTTTCTGGTTGTTACAGTCtgtattattattcctttttaaatattgaatCACTTCTTTGACTTTTAAATCTTTACTTCTCATCTGACTCTTCAGGAGACATTCTTGAAGACTCTATCATGGGGTGAGGGGTAAACAGAGCACTGTGTTTACATAAGaaggttttcatgtctgaggttccaagtttccaggtacaatccccaaCTAAAGTTACGTAGCCAAACTTTACTTGTAGAGCAAATAACATTTTCATCATATTCATTATATTTTTGCAGTGCTGGATCCACATTCACATGTGCCCATTGCTTCCAGGACaagtatttttttcacttttcaaaTCTCATGtccagtgagagacagagaggaagaaatatgATGTTTACACCAGTCCTAGAATTTCCACTGGTACTGTGGAAATTTCTTCTTCATGGTGCTGGGATTCCAAGCAAGGGCTTTGTGCATGGCAAAATGCCTGTCCTTGTGGTGAATTCTCTCCAAGCCCTTACTGTTGACTTTAATGATGCATTTCTCTCACTGTAATATAGCATATGGTTTTGAACCAAAGGATGAGACTGGACAAATAAAAGCAATGGTATTAGGCTATATTTGGATTTtgaaacaacaaaaagcaaaacttAGTAGGAAGAGTGCTAACTGAATAAACAATAAAAGTGTACTGATTTCTCTTATATAACGTCTATTGGGAGATGTTATTGTTAAGcatcaaaagaaatgaataatacTCAATGTAAAATAATGGAAATATCAATCCtgaactggaaaaataaaaattatttggttTTATGTCACATGATCACAATGggtttctccctctgtctactAAGATAAAATACATGTTTGCTATTAGAAGCTAGAGGTTGGTGGTATTTACCGGATGACCGGGGTCAGGACAAGTGTCACCTCAGAATGTTGAACAAGAATTCCCCAAACAAACACTCTGGAGGAAAGTGAAGATTGTGTGGATAGGTTGGCAATATGTCCTTCTATAGCAGAGGACTCCTAAAAGTCTCAAGATTTGGTGAGCTTGCCTGGAGGGAGTGAGCACAGGAGAGTTTGGCTTGAGcacactttcatgtctaaggaacAG
The sequence above is drawn from the Erinaceus europaeus chromosome 10, mEriEur2.1, whole genome shotgun sequence genome and encodes:
- the LOC132540746 gene encoding interferon omega-1-like gives rise to the protein MALLLCLLMTLVVLICCPSGSLGCELPQSHVLDSMQNMRLLGQMRRLSPLSCLKDRRDFRFPWQQVDGSQLQKVRVMSVQHEMVQQAFHLLLSERASAAWDKTLLDHVRTGLHQQLEHLDSCLVQLGTQEDSAQSYGSASLQMKRYFQRIRLYLKEKKDSACAWEVVRVEIMRSLTLSTTLLARVKEEELGSP